The proteins below come from a single Salinilacihabitans rarus genomic window:
- a CDS encoding GIDE domain-containing protein, translating into MALELLVPLLFGLVALGGVAVAAWGLFELRLAYRIYANEPVSVLETPRGGPVEVGGAVEPDREPLESPFTGTACVAYEYAVEEKRRKTRSTSTGAATRTTWETIDSGRAAVPFRIDDGSGSALVDPAGADFRLSSEGAIRVRGGERPPEPIARFVRENEDVPDENRSIGIGPLEFATGRDRRYRERRLDVGETAHVLGVAHFDTSAARASGQVNAVIGAADPPREAGLPGRLRHRLFGPPFLVSDASERRTALRVAARGLGALALGVVPAGFVLLVLL; encoded by the coding sequence ATGGCCCTCGAACTTCTGGTCCCCCTGCTGTTCGGCCTCGTGGCGCTCGGCGGCGTCGCGGTCGCGGCGTGGGGGCTGTTCGAACTCCGCCTCGCCTACCGCATCTACGCGAACGAACCGGTCTCGGTGCTGGAGACCCCGCGGGGCGGCCCCGTCGAGGTCGGCGGGGCCGTCGAACCCGACCGGGAGCCCCTCGAATCGCCGTTCACCGGGACGGCCTGCGTCGCCTACGAGTACGCCGTCGAGGAGAAGCGCCGGAAGACGCGTTCGACGAGCACCGGAGCCGCCACGCGTACGACGTGGGAGACGATCGACTCGGGGCGGGCGGCGGTTCCGTTCCGGATCGACGACGGCAGCGGGAGCGCGCTGGTCGACCCCGCCGGGGCGGACTTCCGGCTTTCGAGCGAGGGGGCGATCCGGGTGCGCGGCGGCGAGCGGCCCCCGGAGCCGATCGCGCGGTTCGTCCGGGAGAACGAGGACGTCCCGGACGAGAACCGGTCGATCGGGATCGGCCCGCTGGAGTTCGCCACCGGACGGGACCGGCGCTACCGCGAGCGGCGCCTCGACGTCGGCGAGACGGCCCACGTCCTCGGCGTCGCCCACTTCGACACGAGCGCCGCCCGGGCGTCCGGTCAGGTCAACGCCGTCATCGGCGCGGCCGACCCGCCGCGCGAGGCGGGCCTTCCCGGACGACTCCGCCACCGGCTGTTCGGCCCGCCGTTTCTCGTCTCGGACGCCTCCGAGCGGCGGACGGCGCTGCGGGTCGCGGCGCGCGGGCTGGGCGCGCTCGCACTCGGCGTGGTCCCCGCCGGCTTCGTGTTGCTGGTCCTCCTGTAG
- the glp gene encoding molybdopterin molybdotransferase MoeA, whose amino-acid sequence MNGADRERKASGFKVRTGVDEARSILGDAVASLDADSERVRLEEADGRVLAESIDAARDVPHYERAAMDGYAVRAADTFGASARSPAVVRTDEGDALEPGTAIRVHTGSALPEGADAVVMIEHVEEVESTGELEVEDAVAEGENVAPVGEDVAAGQHLYEAGHRLRPSDLGLLRSVGRERVAVTRRPTVGVIPTGEELVREDPGPGEVIETNGLTVSRLVERWGGRATYRDVVTDDAAALRAAIERDLTTDVIVTTGGSSVGQRDLLPEVLDDRGEVLVHGVGLKPGHPVCLGIVEDTPVLALPGYPVACIVNAVQFLRPTLAWLQGREPAPMPTVAARLDRKIASEPGTRTFARVSLEARDGERVATPTRAGGSGVLSSVALADGWVVVADDREGIPEGETVPVEIWEANP is encoded by the coding sequence ATGAACGGTGCCGACCGCGAGCGGAAGGCGTCGGGGTTCAAAGTGCGCACGGGCGTCGACGAGGCGCGATCGATTCTCGGGGACGCGGTGGCCAGTCTCGACGCCGACTCCGAGCGGGTCCGACTGGAGGAGGCCGACGGACGGGTCCTCGCGGAGTCGATCGACGCGGCGCGTGACGTCCCCCACTACGAGCGAGCGGCGATGGACGGCTACGCCGTCCGCGCCGCGGACACGTTCGGGGCGTCGGCGCGCTCGCCCGCCGTCGTCCGGACGGACGAGGGCGACGCCCTCGAACCCGGAACCGCGATCCGCGTCCACACCGGCAGCGCCCTCCCCGAGGGGGCGGACGCCGTCGTGATGATCGAGCACGTCGAGGAGGTCGAGTCGACGGGCGAACTCGAAGTCGAGGACGCGGTCGCCGAGGGCGAGAACGTCGCGCCCGTCGGCGAAGACGTCGCGGCCGGCCAGCACCTCTACGAGGCGGGCCACCGGCTCCGGCCGTCGGACCTCGGGCTGTTGCGGTCGGTCGGCCGCGAGCGCGTGGCGGTCACACGCCGCCCGACCGTCGGCGTGATCCCGACGGGCGAGGAACTCGTCCGCGAGGACCCCGGCCCCGGCGAGGTGATCGAGACGAACGGGCTGACGGTCTCGCGACTCGTCGAGCGCTGGGGCGGCCGGGCGACCTACCGCGACGTGGTGACCGACGACGCGGCGGCGCTGCGAGCGGCGATCGAGCGCGACCTCACGACGGACGTGATCGTGACGACCGGCGGGTCGTCGGTCGGCCAGCGCGACCTCCTGCCGGAGGTGCTCGACGACCGCGGCGAGGTGCTCGTCCACGGCGTCGGGCTCAAACCCGGCCACCCCGTCTGTCTCGGGATCGTCGAGGACACCCCCGTGCTCGCGCTACCGGGCTACCCCGTGGCGTGTATCGTCAACGCCGTGCAGTTCCTCCGGCCGACGCTCGCGTGGCTTCAGGGACGCGAACCGGCACCCATGCCGACGGTCGCGGCGCGCCTCGACCGCAAGATCGCGAGCGAGCCCGGCACCCGGACGTTCGCCCGGGTCTCCCTCGAAGCGCGCGACGGCGAGCGCGTGGCGACCCCGACGCGGGCCGGCGGATCGGGCGTCCTCTCGAGCGTCGCGCTCGCGGACGGCTGGGTGGTCGTCGCCGACGACCGCGAGGGCATCCCCGAGGGCGAGACGGTGCCCGTCGAGATCTGGGAGGCGAATCCGTAG